A single window of Myxocyprinus asiaticus isolate MX2 ecotype Aquarium Trade chromosome 34, UBuf_Myxa_2, whole genome shotgun sequence DNA harbors:
- the LOC127425187 gene encoding ADP-ribosylation factor-like protein 4A produces the protein MGNGLSEPHAAFPCLPSFQALHIVILGLDCAGKTTVLYRLRFNEFVNTVPTKGFNAEKIKLTLGGKGRTASFHFWDVGGQEKLRPLWRSYTRCADGLVFVVDSVDTERMEEAKTELHKITRLQENQGVPVLVVANKQDLRNALPLCEVEQMLALNELGSHTPWHLQPACAIIGEGLQEGLERLHSMIVKRRKTMRQQKRKR, from the coding sequence ATGGGGAATGGATTATCAGAGCCCCATGCCGCCTTCCCCTGCCTGCCGTCCTTTCAGGCCCTTCACATTGTTATTCTTGGGTTGGATTGTGCTGGTAAGACCACCGTATTGTACCGGCTGCGCTTCAATGAGTTTGTGAACACTGTTCCTACCAAGGGCTTTAACGCGGAGAAGATCAAGTTGACGCTGGGTGGGAAAGGCCGGACTGCGTCCTTTCATTTCTGGGATGTCGGTGGTCAAGAAAAGCTCCGGCCACTCTGGCGGTCCTATACGCGGTGTGCGGATGGACTTGTGTTTGTGGTGGACTCGGTGGATACAGAGCGCATGGAGGAGGCCAAGACGGAGCTGCATAAGATCACACGGCTACAGGAGAACCAGGGGGTTCCCGTGTTGGTGGTGGCCAACAAGCAGGACCTGCGCAATGCGTTGCCTCTGTGTGAGGTGGAGCAGATGCTGGCTCTGAATGAGCTTGGGTCCCACACGCCCTGGCACCTCCAACCGGCCTGTGCCATCATTGGAGAAGGTCTTCAAGAGGGTCTGGAGAGGCTTCACTCCATGATTGTCAAGCGGAGAAAGACGATGAGGCAGCAGAAGAGGAAAAGATGA